The following coding sequences are from one Reyranella humidisoli window:
- a CDS encoding flavin-containing monooxygenase — MSIDFDAVIIGAGFGGMYMLHRLRQKGFTARVFEAGKGVGGTWYWNRYPGARCDVESVQYSYQFSPELEQEWEWSERYATQPELLRYANHVADRYDLRRDMRFETRVTKATFDETANLWRVETGQAGASGSAEKVTARFVITAMGCLSSPNTPKIPGLEDFTGPTYHTGNWPHEGVDFTGKTVGVIGTGSSAIQSIPVMAEQAKHLTVFQRTANYTVPAHNRPLDPDYVRQVKASYPEMRKRAKTKPAGIDFTINPASAVETPEEERNRQFQERWDYGGLGFMASFSDLLLNDDSNKHAADFVRAKIGEVVKDPETAAALVPKNIIGCKRLCVDTGYWATFNRPNVTLVDISDEPIERITANGLRAKGRDYTFDCLVLATGFDAMTGALLKVDFRGRGGVSLKERWNEGPKTYLGLTVVDFPNLFMITGPGSPSVLTNMLPSIEQHVDFIADCLDALRAKGKTVIEAEPEAQEAWVGHVGDVSNITLRSTCSSWYVGANIPGKPRVFMPYIGGLPAYIQACEKVVANGYEGFALA, encoded by the coding sequence ATGTCGATCGATTTCGATGCGGTCATCATCGGCGCAGGCTTCGGCGGCATGTACATGCTGCACCGGCTTCGCCAGAAGGGTTTCACGGCGCGTGTGTTCGAGGCCGGCAAGGGCGTCGGCGGCACCTGGTACTGGAACCGCTATCCCGGCGCGCGCTGCGACGTCGAAAGCGTGCAGTATTCCTATCAGTTCTCGCCCGAGCTGGAGCAGGAATGGGAATGGTCGGAGCGCTACGCCACCCAGCCCGAACTGCTGCGCTACGCCAACCACGTCGCCGACCGCTACGACCTGCGCCGTGACATGCGCTTCGAGACGCGAGTCACGAAGGCCACTTTCGACGAGACCGCCAACCTGTGGCGGGTCGAGACGGGGCAGGCCGGCGCTTCCGGCTCGGCCGAAAAGGTCACGGCGCGCTTCGTCATCACCGCGATGGGCTGCCTGTCCTCGCCGAACACGCCGAAGATTCCCGGCCTGGAAGACTTCACGGGGCCGACCTATCACACCGGCAACTGGCCGCATGAGGGCGTCGACTTCACCGGCAAGACGGTGGGCGTGATCGGCACGGGCTCGTCGGCCATCCAGTCGATCCCGGTGATGGCCGAGCAGGCCAAACACCTCACCGTGTTCCAGCGCACGGCCAACTACACCGTGCCGGCACACAACAGGCCGCTCGATCCCGATTATGTGCGGCAGGTGAAGGCGAGCTATCCGGAGATGCGCAAGCGCGCCAAGACCAAGCCCGCCGGCATCGATTTCACGATCAACCCCGCCTCGGCCGTCGAGACTCCGGAGGAAGAGCGCAACCGCCAGTTCCAGGAGCGCTGGGATTATGGCGGGCTGGGCTTCATGGCCTCGTTCTCGGATCTGCTGCTGAACGACGATTCGAACAAGCATGCCGCCGACTTCGTTCGCGCCAAGATCGGCGAGGTGGTCAAGGACCCGGAGACGGCCGCGGCGCTGGTGCCCAAGAACATCATCGGCTGCAAGCGTTTGTGCGTCGACACCGGCTACTGGGCGACCTTCAACCGGCCGAACGTGACCCTGGTCGACATCAGCGACGAACCGATCGAGCGCATCACCGCCAACGGCCTGCGCGCCAAGGGCAGGGACTACACGTTCGACTGTCTGGTGCTGGCGACCGGCTTCGACGCGATGACCGGCGCGCTGCTCAAGGTCGACTTCCGCGGCCGCGGCGGCGTCTCGCTGAAGGAGCGCTGGAACGAGGGGCCGAAGACCTATCTCGGCCTGACGGTCGTGGACTTTCCCAACCTGTTCATGATCACCGGCCCAGGCAGCCCGTCGGTGCTGACCAATATGCTTCCCTCGATCGAGCAGCATGTCGACTTCATCGCCGACTGCCTCGACGCGCTGCGCGCCAAGGGCAAGACAGTGATCGAGGCCGAGCCGGAGGCGCAGGAGGCCTGGGTCGGCCATGTCGGCGACGTGTCCAACATCACGCTGCGCTCGACCTGCAGCTCCTGGTACGTCGGTGCCAACATCCCGGGCAAGCCGCGCGTGTTCATGCCGTATATCGGCGGCCTGCCGGCCTATATCCAGGCTTGCGAGAAGGTCGTGGCGAACGGCTACGAGGGCTTCGCGCTGGCCTGA
- a CDS encoding VOC family protein, with product MAIQPYLFFNGRCEEALAFYQDKLGAKVEMMMRFRENPDAGAMEHMKVNPEAVMHASLRIGDATIMCSDGMSGDGKTNFQGFSLALDVATEAEADRAFEALAKDGQIQMPIGKTFFSPRFGCVADKFGVSWMVMVPQPM from the coding sequence ATGGCGATCCAACCGTATCTGTTCTTCAATGGCCGCTGCGAGGAAGCGCTTGCCTTCTACCAGGACAAGCTCGGTGCCAAGGTCGAGATGATGATGCGCTTCAGGGAGAATCCCGACGCCGGCGCCATGGAGCACATGAAGGTGAATCCCGAGGCGGTCATGCATGCCAGCCTGCGGATCGGCGACGCGACGATCATGTGTTCCGATGGCATGTCGGGCGACGGCAAGACCAACTTCCAGGGCTTCTCGCTGGCGCTCGACGTCGCGACCGAGGCGGAAGCCGACCGCGCCTTCGAGGCGCTGGCCAAGGACGGCCAAATCCAGATGCCGATCGGCAAGACGTTCTTCTCGCCGCGCTTCGGCTGCGTCGCCGACAAGTTCGGTGTGTCCTGGATGGTGATGGTGCCGCAGCCGATGTAG
- a CDS encoding xanthine dehydrogenase family protein molybdopterin-binding subunit, whose protein sequence is MTIERMGDSPRRREDARFVTGQGAYLDDLTFEGLAQAVLLRSPHAHALIKSIDTRAARAALGVLAVLTAADAETDGLKPLRPYAEANVQTGEPFAFAPQPLLAHDKTRFAGEPVVLVVAETHAQALDAAELVAVDYEPLPAVTSPEAARATDAPQLAAEIPRNTCLDWHTGDMAGAEAAFAAAAHVVSLRLDNHRIVMNPMEPRGGVGTFDPTTGRYTLHVSSQNIHINRNFVARSLGVEAKDVRFVAPDVGGGFGAKNFAYVEHALILWAARRVGRPVKWIASRSEVFLSDHAARDMQAEASLALDDEGRFLALRIASIANLGAYMAGAGGGVQTYQYIHLQGSVYRIPSIALHVVAVVTNTAPIGVTRGPGFAEAINIVERLIDAAARQTGFDRTDLRRRNMVPPEAMPMTNAFGFEVDSGHFAESLDHALARADWTGFDTRRRESERRGRLRGLGVAYHIKATGGPPDENVDVRFEADGTISLITGTQHIGQGHETTFPQILAHRLGVPNARIRLVQGDTDAIPFGGGHGSSRATYMGGTAIWRASDEIVTKGTALAADALEAAEADIRFEDGRFVVSGTDRAIGLIEVATLGRNQGRPLDTFHAWKREHMTFPNGAHVVEVEIDRDTGRVELARYTAVDDYGVLVNPMIATGQAHGAMAQGSGQALLEHATYDSASGQMIAGSFMDYALPRADDLPSFDLGFNPTRCTTNPLGVKGCGEAGAIAAFPAIANAILDALAPLGVKGFDGPATPARIWQAIQEAR, encoded by the coding sequence ATGACGATCGAACGGATGGGAGATTCACCGCGACGCCGCGAGGATGCGCGGTTCGTCACCGGCCAGGGCGCCTATCTCGACGATCTGACGTTCGAGGGTTTGGCACAGGCCGTACTGTTACGGTCGCCGCACGCCCATGCACTGATCAAGTCGATCGACACGAGGGCCGCCCGCGCGGCCCTCGGCGTGCTTGCCGTTCTGACCGCCGCCGATGCCGAGACCGATGGTCTGAAGCCGCTGCGGCCCTATGCCGAGGCCAATGTGCAAACCGGCGAGCCCTTCGCCTTCGCCCCGCAGCCGCTGTTGGCCCACGATAAGACCCGCTTCGCCGGCGAGCCGGTGGTGCTGGTCGTGGCCGAGACTCACGCCCAGGCACTCGACGCGGCCGAACTGGTTGCCGTCGACTACGAGCCTCTGCCCGCGGTGACGTCCCCGGAAGCGGCACGAGCAACGGACGCACCGCAGCTTGCCGCCGAGATCCCGCGCAACACCTGTCTCGACTGGCACACCGGCGATATGGCCGGCGCCGAGGCGGCGTTCGCGGCGGCGGCGCATGTCGTGTCGCTCAGGCTCGACAACCATCGCATCGTGATGAATCCGATGGAGCCGCGTGGCGGCGTCGGCACCTTCGATCCGACGACCGGCCGCTACACGCTCCATGTCTCCAGCCAGAACATCCACATCAACCGCAACTTCGTGGCCCGCTCGCTCGGCGTCGAGGCGAAGGACGTGCGGTTCGTGGCACCCGACGTGGGCGGCGGCTTCGGCGCCAAGAACTTCGCGTATGTCGAGCACGCGCTGATCCTGTGGGCGGCGCGCCGGGTCGGCCGGCCGGTGAAGTGGATCGCGAGCCGCAGCGAGGTGTTCCTGTCGGACCACGCCGCCCGCGACATGCAGGCCGAGGCCTCACTGGCGCTCGACGACGAGGGCAGGTTCCTGGCGCTGCGCATCGCCAGCATCGCCAACCTCGGCGCCTACATGGCCGGGGCCGGCGGCGGCGTGCAGACTTATCAGTACATCCACCTGCAGGGGTCGGTGTACCGCATCCCCTCGATCGCGCTGCATGTCGTGGCCGTCGTCACCAACACTGCGCCGATCGGGGTGACGCGCGGACCGGGCTTCGCAGAGGCCATCAACATCGTCGAGCGGCTGATCGATGCGGCGGCGCGGCAGACCGGCTTCGACCGCACCGATCTCCGCCGGCGCAACATGGTGCCACCGGAAGCGATGCCCATGACCAACGCCTTCGGCTTCGAGGTCGACAGCGGCCACTTCGCCGAGTCGCTCGATCATGCGCTGGCACGCGCCGACTGGACGGGCTTCGACACGCGCCGGCGCGAGAGCGAACGGCGCGGCCGGCTGCGCGGGCTGGGCGTCGCCTATCACATCAAGGCGACCGGTGGCCCGCCGGACGAGAATGTCGACGTGCGTTTCGAGGCCGACGGCACGATCTCGCTGATCACCGGCACGCAGCATATCGGCCAGGGCCACGAGACGACCTTCCCGCAAATCCTCGCCCACCGGCTAGGCGTGCCGAACGCGCGCATCCGCCTCGTCCAGGGCGATACCGATGCGATCCCGTTCGGCGGCGGTCACGGCAGCTCGCGCGCCACCTACATGGGCGGAACAGCAATCTGGCGCGCCTCCGACGAAATCGTCACCAAGGGCACAGCGCTGGCCGCCGATGCACTGGAAGCCGCCGAAGCCGACATCCGGTTCGAGGACGGGCGTTTCGTGGTTTCCGGCACCGACCGTGCCATCGGCCTGATCGAGGTGGCGACGCTGGGCCGCAACCAGGGGAGGCCGCTCGACACGTTCCATGCCTGGAAGCGCGAGCACATGACCTTCCCCAACGGCGCGCATGTGGTCGAGGTCGAGATCGATCGCGACACCGGCCGGGTCGAACTGGCGCGCTACACGGCGGTCGACGATTACGGCGTGCTGGTCAATCCGATGATCGCGACCGGCCAGGCGCACGGCGCGATGGCACAGGGCTCGGGCCAGGCGCTGCTGGAGCACGCGACCTACGATTCCGCCTCGGGCCAGATGATCGCCGGTTCGTTCATGGACTACGCCCTGCCGCGCGCCGACGACCTGCCGTCGTTCGACCTCGGCTTCAATCCCACCCGCTGCACGACCAATCCCCTCGGTGTGAAGGGCTGCGGCGAGGCTGGCGCGATCGCGGCGTTCCCCGCCATTGCCAACGCCATCCTTGACGCGCTGGCCCCGCTCGGCGTGAAAGGCTTCGACGGTCCGGCGACGCCCGCGCGGATCTGGCAGGCCATCCAGGAGGCACGATGA
- a CDS encoding NAD(P)/FAD-dependent oxidoreductase, with amino-acid sequence MAENDYPASWYAATRDESRSRAPLTAQDEADVAIVGAGFAGLHTARLLARQGKRVVVLERRRIGWGASGRNGGFVGPGYAQRSGALIDRLGLDHTRKLYAQSQRGVAIVREALGELGRPDILMGSGKLSVSRTDQGAGFADRTRTLADQLGATFEPWPTARVHEVLDSKRYHQAIHDPTSFHIHPLNLALALAADIERHGSRIYEDTAALELAREDSGWRLRTPGGNVKALHVVLAGNADLGAVQPRLARAVLPVATYVAVTDKLGSRLGEAIRWTGAISDTRRAGDYYRVVDGDRLLWGGRITTDTNEPSRLREMMRGDILSVYPQLGDIRIAYAWPGIMGYAPHKMPQVGEIEPSLWVCSAFGGHGLAQTAAGADAVATGILGDPTRWRLFAPFGTGWAGGPAGRVATQLAYWGLQMRDWWDEKRQAQNAETLRT; translated from the coding sequence ATGGCCGAGAACGACTATCCGGCGAGCTGGTATGCCGCCACGCGAGACGAGAGCCGCAGCCGAGCGCCTCTGACCGCACAGGACGAGGCCGATGTCGCCATCGTGGGCGCCGGCTTTGCGGGCCTGCACACGGCGCGGCTGCTGGCGCGACAAGGCAAGCGCGTGGTGGTGCTGGAACGCCGCCGCATCGGCTGGGGCGCCTCGGGCCGCAACGGGGGTTTCGTCGGGCCGGGCTATGCGCAGCGGTCCGGCGCGCTGATCGACCGGCTCGGGCTCGACCATACGCGCAAACTCTACGCCCAGTCGCAGCGCGGCGTGGCAATCGTGCGCGAGGCCCTCGGCGAACTCGGCCGGCCCGACATCCTCATGGGCAGCGGCAAGCTCAGCGTTTCGCGCACCGACCAGGGCGCGGGCTTCGCGGACCGAACGCGCACGCTCGCCGACCAGCTCGGCGCCACGTTCGAACCGTGGCCGACCGCGCGCGTGCACGAGGTCCTCGACTCAAAGCGCTATCATCAGGCAATCCACGACCCGACGTCTTTCCATATCCACCCGCTGAACCTTGCGCTCGCGCTGGCTGCCGATATCGAGCGGCACGGCAGCCGGATATACGAGGACACTGCGGCCCTCGAACTAGCGCGCGAAGACAGCGGCTGGCGGCTGCGCACGCCCGGCGGCAACGTAAAGGCACTGCATGTCGTGCTGGCCGGCAATGCCGATCTCGGCGCCGTGCAGCCGCGCCTCGCGCGCGCGGTGCTGCCGGTCGCGACCTACGTCGCCGTCACCGACAAGCTGGGTTCGCGCCTCGGCGAGGCGATCCGCTGGACCGGCGCCATCTCCGACACGCGGCGCGCCGGCGACTACTACCGCGTCGTCGATGGCGACCGGCTGCTGTGGGGCGGCCGCATCACCACCGACACGAACGAGCCGTCGCGTCTTCGCGAGATGATGCGCGGCGACATCCTCTCGGTCTATCCGCAGCTCGGCGACATTCGCATCGCCTATGCCTGGCCCGGCATCATGGGCTACGCGCCGCACAAGATGCCCCAGGTCGGCGAGATCGAGCCCTCCCTCTGGGTCTGCTCGGCCTTCGGCGGGCATGGGCTCGCGCAGACCGCGGCAGGTGCCGATGCGGTGGCCACTGGCATCCTGGGCGACCCCACGCGCTGGCGCCTGTTCGCGCCGTTCGGCACCGGCTGGGCCGGCGGACCGGCCGGACGGGTCGCGACTCAGCTTGCCTATTGGGGTCTGCAGATGCGTGACTGGTGGGACGAGAAGCGGCAGGCGCAGAATGCGGAGACGTTACGGACATGA
- a CDS encoding SRPBCC family protein yields the protein MRRILAIVGAVVVVAVAAILIYAATRPDSFRVQRSATMNAPAEKIFPYLEGLKRWTEWSPYEGRDPQMKRAYSGADSGKGAVYEWDGNDNVGKGRMEIVDSKPPSKVVIKLDFLKPFEGHNTAELTVEPKGGQTIVTWAMYGPSTFMTKLIGTFMDMDDMIGRDFAAGLAKLKTVVEK from the coding sequence ATGCGCAGAATACTGGCCATCGTCGGTGCCGTGGTCGTCGTGGCGGTTGCGGCGATCCTGATCTACGCCGCGACCAGGCCCGACTCGTTCCGCGTGCAGCGGTCGGCCACCATGAATGCACCGGCCGAGAAGATCTTTCCCTATCTCGAGGGCCTGAAACGCTGGACCGAATGGTCGCCCTACGAGGGACGCGACCCGCAGATGAAGCGTGCCTATAGCGGCGCGGACAGCGGCAAGGGCGCCGTCTACGAATGGGACGGCAACGACAATGTCGGCAAGGGCCGCATGGAGATCGTCGATTCGAAGCCGCCGAGCAAGGTCGTGATCAAGCTCGATTTCCTCAAGCCCTTCGAAGGTCACAATACGGCCGAACTCACCGTGGAACCAAAAGGCGGCCAGACGATTGTCACCTGGGCGATGTACGGTCCCAGCACGTTCATGACCAAGCTGATCGGCACGTTCATGGACATGGACGACATGATCGGCCGCGACTTTGCGGCCGGTCTCGCCAAGCTGAAGACCGTCGTCGAGAAATAG
- a CDS encoding YceI family protein codes for MFGGVRTFAVVLAMTAATPVFAQAPASLPPGVFAAERDIALATAGAYSLDEAHTAVIARVSHLGYSQSVFRFDRVKGSLTWNPAAIEKSQLSATVDTASIATNVKGFAEELAGDGFLKATAFPQATFVSTAFGPTDKTRGKVEGQFTLMGKTRPVTFDVELGGAGKGFGGKPRIGVRAVATINPQDYGMMPFFTDPIQIQIDTEFEKND; via the coding sequence ATGTTCGGCGGAGTGCGTACCTTTGCCGTCGTCCTGGCGATGACGGCGGCGACACCGGTCTTCGCGCAAGCACCAGCGTCGCTGCCACCCGGTGTGTTCGCCGCGGAGCGCGACATCGCCCTGGCGACGGCCGGCGCATACTCGCTCGACGAGGCGCATACGGCGGTGATCGCCCGCGTGTCCCATCTCGGTTATTCGCAGAGCGTCTTCCGCTTCGATCGCGTGAAGGGCTCGCTCACCTGGAATCCGGCGGCGATCGAGAAGTCGCAGCTCTCCGCCACGGTCGACACCGCTTCGATTGCGACGAACGTGAAAGGCTTCGCCGAGGAGCTGGCGGGTGACGGGTTCCTGAAGGCAACGGCCTTTCCGCAGGCGACTTTCGTGTCGACCGCGTTCGGGCCGACTGACAAGACACGAGGCAAGGTCGAGGGGCAGTTCACGCTCATGGGCAAGACCCGGCCCGTTACATTCGATGTCGAGCTGGGCGGCGCCGGCAAGGGCTTCGGCGGCAAGCCGCGGATCGGCGTCCGCGCTGTCGCGACGATCAACCCGCAGGATTACGGCATGATGCCGTTCTTCACGGACCCCATCCAGATCCAGATCGATACCGAGTTCGAGAAGAACGACTAG